The Mycolicibacterium boenickei genome has a segment encoding these proteins:
- the mraZ gene encoding division/cell wall cluster transcriptional repressor MraZ, producing MFLGTYTPKLDDKGRLTLPAKFRDALAGGLMVTKGQDHSLAVYPRDEFEKVARRAADASRRNPDARAFLRNLAAATDEQHPDAQGRITLSADHRRYASLSKECVVIGSVDYLEIWDAEAWQSYQETHEENFSAATDEALRDIL from the coding sequence ATGTTTCTGGGTACCTACACGCCCAAGCTCGACGACAAGGGGCGGCTCACGCTGCCCGCCAAGTTCCGCGACGCACTGGCAGGAGGGTTGATGGTCACCAAGGGCCAAGATCACAGCCTTGCCGTGTATCCGAGGGACGAGTTCGAAAAGGTGGCCCGGCGCGCTGCTGACGCATCGCGGAGGAACCCCGACGCACGGGCGTTTCTCCGCAACCTGGCGGCCGCCACCGATGAGCAGCATCCCGACGCGCAGGGCCGGATCACCCTGTCGGCGGATCACCGTCGCTACGCGAGCCTGTCCAAGGAGTGCGTGGTGATCGGGTCGGTCGACTACCTGGAGATCTGGGACGCAGAAGCCTGGCAGTCCTACCAGGAGACCCACGAAGAGAACTTCTCCGCGGCCACCGATGAAGCTCTGCGCGACATCCTCTGA